ATTTGAAGAAATACAGGAGCTTTCTAAATCAGCACCGGCAGAATGTAAAAATGATGAAGTAGAAGGCCTGGTGTTTCGCTTCCTTGAAGACGGTGTTTCAATTTTAACCAATGAAGGATACCTTGCTTATCTTCATAAGGATGAGATGAAGGATCAAGTGAGACTTGGCCAGCGTCTTACAGTGAGGATCACGTTTGTAAGAGAAGATGGACGTATAAATGTATCCACAAGACCACTTGTGAAAGAAGCAAGACTTGAGGACTCTGAACGTTTAGTTGCTTATATGCAAGAGCGTGACAATCAGATGCCATTTACAGACAAAAGTAATCCAGAAGCCATAAAGAGTGAGTTTAACATCAGTAAAGCTGCTTTTAAGCGAGCTATGGGGAAACTTATTAAAGAAAAGAAAATTGAACAAAAAGACGGAGTAACGTTCCTTAGAACGTAATATGACATCTTTTTCTTCGTGTAATGGGCGCTTACGAGCGGATACTATACGTAAGCTCCTAGAAAGGGGGCATGTCATTGGACATTACTGACTATGACAAAGCTCTATATTACACACATCATTGTGCTTGCATTGAATTAAGTATTCTGATGATGAAGACAGAAGACGATATTCTTTCGAAGCGAATTGAGCATTTTGTTCATGCGTTTATACGTGAAACTGAATTTTTGAAGGTGAAAGAAGCACGAGACACACTTCTTACCTATATAGACTATGTGTATCGAATGGAACCTGAAATGAGCGATATGACAGCAATAAATCAGACTTTTGACTGACCCTAAACTACCCGGGTCAGTTTTTTTGTGGCATAAAAAGGTTTAAAATTGTCGAATAGGGTATAATTGTAGTAAAAAATAAGGAGCAGGTGAGAAATATGAATCAACAGCAGCTGCACAGTGTACTTGAAAGCATGCGATTACCTAATGGAGCTTATGTTGCAAGTACATCCGATGATTACGACTACGTTTGGATCAGAGATGTATGCTATGCGGTTATGCCATATTTAAATTCAAAGTGTTCACGATATGAAAAAGCTTATCATGCGCTGCTCACATTATTGAGAAAGTATGAATGGAAAATCGATATTCATACGGAGCAGAAACCACAATACTTACATGAATACATTCATGCCAGATACACAAGAGATCTTGAAGAAATTCCTGTTGAATGGGGTCATGCACAAAATGATGCAATAGGAATATTCCTGTTTGGTATAGGACAAGGAATTCAAAATGGAAAGCCGATGCTAAGGGACAAAGTTGATCATCGCATCGTTCAGAAGCTTGTCAACTACTTAGAATGTCTAGAATACTGGAAAAGCCCAGACAACGGCATGTGGGAAGAAAATGTAGAAGTTCATGCTTCAAGTGTTGGAGCATGTGTTGCAGGATTACAAGCAGTAAAGACGCTCGTTAATGTTCCCTCTTATATGATTGAAAAGGGTCAGGAAGTCCTGAATGAACTTCTACCTTGTGAGAGCGAAACGAAAGAAGCTGATTTAGCGCTATTATCCTTAATTTATCCTTTAAATGTTGTAACAAGAGAACAAGCCATTCAAATTGTAGATCGTATCACGGGACAACTCGAGCGAAAACGCGGAGTTATTCGTTATGAAAACGATGTTTATTACAATGAAGGTAGTGAAGCAGAGTGGTGCTTCGGATTTCCTTGGCTCGGTTTATGTTATGAGCAGCTAGGTGAACTAGATAAAATGAATGAATATTGGACGAAAACTATGAGTATTACACCTGAAAGTGGTAAAATTCCAGAACTTTATATTGGTGGTACTGATATTCCAAATAAAAACACTCCACTTGCATGGTCTATTTCGATGGCATACCAGCTACAGGTTCGAATGAACGAAATGCAAGAGAATGTATCATAACTTAAAAAGTTTTTTTCAAAAAGCTATGTTAGTTTATATTGTTGCTCATTCGGTTGAAACGTTCATTAACTTAGCCATTCAAAAGGTTGCGGTTTATCCGCAACCTTTTTTCTATAGGCTATTAAACAAAAAGCATTTTTTGTGAAATATTATTCCGTTATTTGTCGAAAAAAGCATGTATTTTTCGACAAATATTTTTTTTGAAGGAATGACCATATTACATGTCGAATCTTTAGGATGTAGAGGATAACTATGGTGGAATCCCTATATTTATCAATGAGAGCGAGGTGCCGCAATGACTGTATCGATGCCGACAGATTACGATCGGTATTTATTTCATCAGGGAAATTTATTTCAGGCTTATCGTTCAATGGGCGCCCATTTAAGGGAAGAAGACGGACGATTTGGAGTCAGGTTTACAGTCTGGGCTCCTCACGCTGCAGCCGTATCTGTAACAGGGAATTTTAATCAATGGGATCCCACATCGCATCGAATGGAGAAAATCGAAGAGTCCGGTCTCTGGTCGTTATTTGTAGAAGATCTATCAGAAGACGAACTCTACAAGTATGCTGTCGAAACAGGTGCAGGCGAGATTCTAATGAAATCTGATCCGTATGCATTTTATTCAGAGTTAAAACCGAAGACAGCATCTATTGTTAAAAAAGTCGATGAGTATGATTGGCAAGATGCAAAATGGATGAACAAAAGAAAGAAAACGGCTCCTTATGATAGCCCGCTATCGATTTATGAAGTTCATCCAGGGTCCTGGCGTAGAAAAGAGGACGGCTCTTATTATTCTTATCGGGATCTTATGGAGGAGCTCATTCCTTACGTCAAGGAACTCGGTTACACGCACATTGAACTAATGCCCGTTATGGAGCATCCTTTTGATCGATCTTGGGGATATCAGATTACCGGCTATTTTTCTGTAACAAGTCGGTTTGGACAACCGGATGATTTAAAAGCATTTATTGATCGATGTCACCAAGAAGACATCGGTGTACTGCTTGATTGGGTACCTGCTCATTTTTGCAAAGATGCGCATGGACTAGGTCAATTTGATGGAGGTCCTGTTTTTGAGCCTTCAGATCCTGCTCGTGCTGAGCGACATAATTGGGGAACGTACAATTTTGATTATAGTAAACCAGAAGTTGTCAGTTTTCTTATTTCAAATGCGTTGTTCTGGTTTGACTACTACCATATAGATGGTTTAAGAGTGGATGCTGTATCACAGATGTTACTTTATCATCATGACCATGAAAGTGGTGGCGTTGAAGGCGAGAACTCTGCGGCCAAGGAATTCATTCAGAAACTAAATCGTACGGTATTTGAACAATACCCGAATGTGCTGATGATGGCAGAAGAATCAACCGACTACCCGCTTGTAAGTGCTCCGATCCATGAAGGTGGGCTCGGCTTCAATTATAAATGGAACATGGGATGGATGAATGACGTACTGAAGTATATGGAGCTCCATATGGATGATCGAAAGCATCATCACAATTTATTAACTTTTTCGTTTTTTTACGCTTTTTCAGAGAATTATCTTCTTCCTCTTTCTCATGATGAGGTCGTACATGGGAAGAAGTCATTGTTAAATAAAATGCCAGGTGATTATTGGCAGAAGTTTGCCAATCTTCGTACGCTTTATGGGTACATGATGGCTCATCCAGGAAAGAAACTGCTTTTTATGGGTGGAGAATTTGGTCAGTACGATGAATGGAAAGATTTATCTGAACTAGACTGGATGGTTTTGGACTATGACATGCATAGTAAGGTGAATGCCTATGTAAAAGATTTGAACCACTTTTACCTTGATTCAAGGGCCATGTGGCGAATTGATCATGAATCAGAAGGATTTGAATGGATTGATGCGAACGATAACTCCCAGTCCGTGCTAACGTTTATGAGAAAAGGAAAAGCGAAGGGCGATTGTGATATCGCCATCATTAATTTTTCTCCTAATGTCTACTATGATTATCGCATTGGTGTTCCATCTTCCGGTACTTATATCGAAATATTTAATAGCGATCAAGAAAAGTATGGTGGTTCAGGTCAACTTAACGCAGAAATCTTACAAAGCGATAAAAAACCGTATCACAATCAGCCTTGTAGTCTAATGCTTAAAGTACCACCACTTGGAATTGTTATTCTCGGCAAAAAAAATAAAAGCAACCTTGAAAGGAGAAATCGCTATGTCTAAAAAGCGTTGTGTCGCTATGCTACTTGCAGGAGGTCAAGGGACAAGACTTGGAAAGTTAACAACTCGTCTTGCTAAGCCAGCAGTCCCGTTCGGAGGGAAATATCGTATTATTGATTTCACCCTCAGTAACTGTAGTAATTCAGGAATTGATACGGTAGGGGTTCTGACGCAATATCAGCCTTACATATTGAATTCGTATATTGGAATCGGGAGTTCTTGGGACCTTGACCGAAAAAATGGAGGTGTATCTGTTCTACCACCATATATGGGTCAAAAAGGTGGCGAATGGTATCGCGGCACAGCGAATGCGATTTACCAGAACATGTACTACATTAAACAATATGATCCGGAGTATGTTCTAGTTATTTCAGGTGACCACATCTATAAAATGGACTACTCTGAAATGTTGGATTACCATGAACAGCGCAATGCAGATGCCACAATTGCTGTGCTTGAAGTGCCATGGCATGAAGCAAGTCGCTTCGGAATCATGAACACTGATGATGAAGATCGTATTGTCGAGTTTCAAGAAAAGCCTGCTGAACCGAAAACTAACCTTGCCTCTATGGGGATTTACATTTTTAACTGGAAAGCGCTTGAGAAATATTTAACCGAAGATGAGCAAAAGTCAGATTCATCAAATGACTTTGGTAAAGATATCATTCCGGCTATGATTGAAGATGAAAAGAACGTTTTCGCATATTCGTTCAACGGTTATTGGAAAGACGTTGGTACGTTACAAAGTTTATGGGAAGCAAATATGGATTTACTTGATGATGATCCAAGCTTAATTCTAAATGATCCTGCCTGGAAAATTTATTCGGTTAACCCGAACCAACCACCTCAATATATCGCACCTCAAGCAAAGGTAACGCGTTCTCTTGTCAATGAAGGATGTGTTGTATATGGAGAAGTGTATCGTTCCGTATTGTTCTATGGTGTTCATGTTGGCCTTGGAAGCACAATTAAAAATTCGATTATAATGCCAAATGTGAAAATTGGCGCGAATGTAACGATTGAAAACGCTATCGTAGAAAGTGGAACGGTAGTAGAAGATGGCATGACACTAGGATCAAGCGATGGTTCGATCTCGTTAATTGCAGACGGCGAAATTGTATCGGTACCAAAATAGAGTAGGGGGATGAAACGATGAAAAAAGTAGTAGGAGTTATTAACCTCGTAGATGAAAAAAACACGCTGAGTGAGTTAACCAATCATCGGAGCTTTGCCTCTGTTCCATTTGCAGGGCGGTATCGACTCATTGATTTCTCATTATCGAATTTAACAAACGCAGGAGTGAATACAGTTGCCGTATTCACTCGTGAAAAATACCGTTCTTTATTTGACCATTTAGGATCCGGACGAGAGTGGGATCTAGATCGTCATCAAGGAGGTCTTTTCTTTCAGCCTCCAGCAGATGAAGAGCGCAGAAGCACTGGAGATATTCACTCTTTTCATGAAAACCTTTCCTTTTTCAAAAGAAGCCTTTCCCATTACGTTCTAGTAACAAATGGTCAGCTCGTTTGGAATGTTGATTTCGATCAGATCATTGAAGAACATGAAGCTCAGAACGCCGATATCACTGTTGTCTACAAGCCATGTGATGATCCTTATACGAGCGGAAGTCATTACAATGTGCTTTATACAAACGATGATGAGCGCGTTGATCGCTTAAACCTTGGCGTTGAGCCCCTTCCAGGAGATAACGTTTATTTAAACACTTTTCTGATGAAATCTTCTCTTCTCATTTCCCTCGTGGAAGATAGTATTGAATCAGGTAAGTATCAATCAATTAATGAAGCAATTGCCGCAAGTCTGGATCGCTATCATGTGCATGCGCACCATTTCGGTGGATATGTAACATTTATTGATAGTGTTGAAAGCTACTATCGCTACAGCATGGAGATGCTTGATCCAAACGTGACGCAGGAACTATTTTACAATACTGGCCCGATTTATACGAAGGTAAAACACGAATCACCGGCTAAATACCTTGAAAGCTCCACCGTATCGAACTCATTAATCGCAAACGGTTGTACGATATCAGGGACAGTCGAAAATAGTATTTTATTTAGAGGTATCCGCGTTGGAAAAGGAGCTGTGATTCGAAATAGCATTATCATGCAAAAGTGCGAAATTGGTGAAGGAGCCGTTATCGAGAATGTGATTCTTGATAAAGACGTATCCGTTTCGCCTAATGAGACAGTGACTTCTGAAGATCAGCCGAGAGTTATTGCTAAATCCACCGTCATCTAGTAGGAGGAAGTTGAAATGAATGTATTATTTGCCGCTTCTGAAGGTCATCCCTTTATCAAAACAGGGGGATTGGGCGATGTAATAGGCGCCCTTCCAAAGGCCCTTCAAAAGCAGGGAGCGAATGTATCCGTAATTTTACCTAAATATCAAGATATGAATGAAACGTACAAAAGTCAGCTTGAACTGAAAGAAGCAATCACAGTTTCTGTAGGTTGGCGAGATAAGTATTGCGGAATTGAAATGCTTAAGCTTGATGGAATTACCTATTATTTCATTGACAATGAGTATTATTTTAAGCGTAGCGGTAGCTATGGTTATTTTGATGATGGAGAACGTTTTTCATTCTTCTGTAAGGCTGTATTAGAAGCCATTCCGTATTTAGAAGAGCAACCGGACATTCTTCATTGTCATGATTGGCAAACAGGGATGATTCCTGTTTTGAAAAAAGCTCATTACCGAAATCATCCTTATTATGAAGGGATGAAAGTGGTATATACCATCCATAACCTTCGTTACCAGGGAGTGTTTCCAAAAACAATCCTTCATGATTTGCTCGACTTAAGTGAACTCCACTTCAATAATGAAGGTGTGGAATTTCATGGGAACGTCAGCTTCATGAAAGGCGGACTGCTTTATGCAGATTATATTACAACGGTAAGTCCTGCCTATGCGGAAGAAATTAAGCAACCTTACTTTGGTGAATACTTGGATGGCGTTATGAGAAAAAGAGAAGATGAATTTGTTGGGATTATTAATGGAATTGATACGGAACTTTATGATCCTGCTAAAGATACAGCACTTCCTTATTCCTATCACGCAACACACTTACTTAAAGAAAAAAACAAAACAGATCTTCAGAAAAAGCTGGGCTTACAAGTAGGAGAGGGAATACCTGTCCTGGCTCTTATCACTAGACTCGTAGAACAAAAAGGAATCGATCTTTTCTTTAGAGTTCTTCCTCAAATTATGGAGGAAAAGGTTCAGGTTGTCGTTCTTGGAACAGGTGATGAGCACT
The sequence above is drawn from the Pseudalkalibacillus hwajinpoensis genome and encodes:
- a CDS encoding CvfB family protein, with the translated sequence MASELYAGEMATLRVARIQEYGYFLTNGFEDVMLHKKEAKNNYEENDEVEVFLYHDHQGRLSATETIPTVTVDSFSILKVVEVKRSLGVFVDIGIQKDMLLSKDDLPYDWATWPAIGDELYCGLKLDKKQRLFADLSKFEEIQELSKSAPAECKNDEVEGLVFRFLEDGVSILTNEGYLAYLHKDEMKDQVRLGQRLTVRITFVREDGRINVSTRPLVKEARLEDSERLVAYMQERDNQMPFTDKSNPEAIKSEFNISKAAFKRAMGKLIKEKKIEQKDGVTFLRT
- a CDS encoding YhdB family protein produces the protein MDITDYDKALYYTHHCACIELSILMMKTEDDILSKRIEHFVHAFIRETEFLKVKEARDTLLTYIDYVYRMEPEMSDMTAINQTFD
- a CDS encoding glycoside hydrolase family 15 protein; this translates as MNQQQLHSVLESMRLPNGAYVASTSDDYDYVWIRDVCYAVMPYLNSKCSRYEKAYHALLTLLRKYEWKIDIHTEQKPQYLHEYIHARYTRDLEEIPVEWGHAQNDAIGIFLFGIGQGIQNGKPMLRDKVDHRIVQKLVNYLECLEYWKSPDNGMWEENVEVHASSVGACVAGLQAVKTLVNVPSYMIEKGQEVLNELLPCESETKEADLALLSLIYPLNVVTREQAIQIVDRITGQLERKRGVIRYENDVYYNEGSEAEWCFGFPWLGLCYEQLGELDKMNEYWTKTMSITPESGKIPELYIGGTDIPNKNTPLAWSISMAYQLQVRMNEMQENVS
- the glgB gene encoding 1,4-alpha-glucan branching protein GlgB, which translates into the protein MTVSMPTDYDRYLFHQGNLFQAYRSMGAHLREEDGRFGVRFTVWAPHAAAVSVTGNFNQWDPTSHRMEKIEESGLWSLFVEDLSEDELYKYAVETGAGEILMKSDPYAFYSELKPKTASIVKKVDEYDWQDAKWMNKRKKTAPYDSPLSIYEVHPGSWRRKEDGSYYSYRDLMEELIPYVKELGYTHIELMPVMEHPFDRSWGYQITGYFSVTSRFGQPDDLKAFIDRCHQEDIGVLLDWVPAHFCKDAHGLGQFDGGPVFEPSDPARAERHNWGTYNFDYSKPEVVSFLISNALFWFDYYHIDGLRVDAVSQMLLYHHDHESGGVEGENSAAKEFIQKLNRTVFEQYPNVLMMAEESTDYPLVSAPIHEGGLGFNYKWNMGWMNDVLKYMELHMDDRKHHHNLLTFSFFYAFSENYLLPLSHDEVVHGKKSLLNKMPGDYWQKFANLRTLYGYMMAHPGKKLLFMGGEFGQYDEWKDLSELDWMVLDYDMHSKVNAYVKDLNHFYLDSRAMWRIDHESEGFEWIDANDNSQSVLTFMRKGKAKGDCDIAIINFSPNVYYDYRIGVPSSGTYIEIFNSDQEKYGGSGQLNAEILQSDKKPYHNQPCSLMLKVPPLGIVILGKKNKSNLERRNRYV
- a CDS encoding glucose-1-phosphate adenylyltransferase, producing the protein MSKKRCVAMLLAGGQGTRLGKLTTRLAKPAVPFGGKYRIIDFTLSNCSNSGIDTVGVLTQYQPYILNSYIGIGSSWDLDRKNGGVSVLPPYMGQKGGEWYRGTANAIYQNMYYIKQYDPEYVLVISGDHIYKMDYSEMLDYHEQRNADATIAVLEVPWHEASRFGIMNTDDEDRIVEFQEKPAEPKTNLASMGIYIFNWKALEKYLTEDEQKSDSSNDFGKDIIPAMIEDEKNVFAYSFNGYWKDVGTLQSLWEANMDLLDDDPSLILNDPAWKIYSVNPNQPPQYIAPQAKVTRSLVNEGCVVYGEVYRSVLFYGVHVGLGSTIKNSIIMPNVKIGANVTIENAIVESGTVVEDGMTLGSSDGSISLIADGEIVSVPK
- the glgD gene encoding glucose-1-phosphate adenylyltransferase subunit GlgD, translating into MKKVVGVINLVDEKNTLSELTNHRSFASVPFAGRYRLIDFSLSNLTNAGVNTVAVFTREKYRSLFDHLGSGREWDLDRHQGGLFFQPPADEERRSTGDIHSFHENLSFFKRSLSHYVLVTNGQLVWNVDFDQIIEEHEAQNADITVVYKPCDDPYTSGSHYNVLYTNDDERVDRLNLGVEPLPGDNVYLNTFLMKSSLLISLVEDSIESGKYQSINEAIAASLDRYHVHAHHFGGYVTFIDSVESYYRYSMEMLDPNVTQELFYNTGPIYTKVKHESPAKYLESSTVSNSLIANGCTISGTVENSILFRGIRVGKGAVIRNSIIMQKCEIGEGAVIENVILDKDVSVSPNETVTSEDQPRVIAKSTVI
- the glgA gene encoding glycogen synthase GlgA; the encoded protein is MNVLFAASEGHPFIKTGGLGDVIGALPKALQKQGANVSVILPKYQDMNETYKSQLELKEAITVSVGWRDKYCGIEMLKLDGITYYFIDNEYYFKRSGSYGYFDDGERFSFFCKAVLEAIPYLEEQPDILHCHDWQTGMIPVLKKAHYRNHPYYEGMKVVYTIHNLRYQGVFPKTILHDLLDLSELHFNNEGVEFHGNVSFMKGGLLYADYITTVSPAYAEEIKQPYFGEYLDGVMRKREDEFVGIINGIDTELYDPAKDTALPYSYHATHLLKEKNKTDLQKKLGLQVGEGIPVLALITRLVEQKGIDLFFRVLPQIMEEKVQVVVLGTGDEHYEHMLREAEARYPGRFSANIYFDDGFARQLYAASDLFLMPSQFEPCGISQLIALRYGSLPIVRETGGLKDTVLPYNQFTGEGHGFSFANYNAHEMLDTINLALDLYHHNEITWRKLVVRAMRLNYSWEASSAKYMNLYNNLLK